One window from the genome of Acinetobacter lanii encodes:
- a CDS encoding IS1 family transposase: MSDELLDAHPTDVLELDELWSFVKARRHKVWTWIAPCHRTRQIVAYVCGQRNDKTCTDLRCRIPTSYFNLATCSDYWSSYAEVFDPDTHRSVGKHTGLTNHVERFNATLRNRLGRFTRKTLSFSKKKENHEAVLHLFLLKYNQDMKDRWLTRHI; the protein is encoded by the coding sequence CTGAGTGACGAATTACTTGATGCTCATCCAACAGATGTCCTTGAGCTTGATGAGTTATGGAGTTTCGTAAAAGCCCGTCGCCATAAGGTTTGGACTTGGATTGCTCCCTGCCATCGTACACGCCAAATAGTGGCTTATGTGTGTGGTCAGCGTAATGATAAAACGTGTACAGATTTACGTTGCCGTATTCCCACAAGCTACTTTAATTTAGCAACCTGTAGTGATTATTGGTCAAGTTATGCTGAGGTATTTGATCCTGATACTCATCGCTCTGTAGGTAAACATACAGGTTTAACCAACCATGTTGAGCGTTTCAATGCCACATTAAGAAATCGCTTAGGGCGTTTTACACGGAAAACTTTAAGCTTTTCGAAGAAGAAAGAAAATCATGAAGCTGTCTTGCATCTATTTTTATTAAAATACAATCAAGACATGAAAGATAGGTGGTTAACACGTCACATTTAG